A part of Myxococcales bacterium genomic DNA contains:
- a CDS encoding DUF2309 family protein: MNRHNHKVEYCLLCEVQKLEKLLPVQGPIKDFVHQNILLAYLGQPFDEAVLSASEILQSRYFMDFNYYRSKFQEKVIDYKCLKRSLEIHLPQEQHSDLEIFERALFDYVPVSDMKTLNFLAKRNAIKNSDIKKIMTEVSNTKNHFRKNTKVIRNLIIEQVGVNFDHEIHQLLIRLLGSFVDQGVSLWPYINNAPSFVEAIKNLAESSELPLKPWINNKELAEWLSMPSQQAITAMLSKIVRDNKLYTPYLQESLLTHPGWSGMVNVISKNPEALSHPCSIDLVQLLHVKIAFEYQYLKRYEKFDPIDYDCYQATREIPHHWDMTDIYSTTWFLCNIGKKISTESIGYINDYFLKKIWHRALENTYYKDVSLILSSSTSATSDRSIKKFQAVFCIDDRECSFRRILEFESDDVETFGTPGFYGIDSFFQANEGLVQKICPPAITPSYIIRETSENSNEKSPISNLVELTIFMARHGANSTLLGFLSACTFGHLSLFRLLSSFLRPLKWQKSYQLNKEKQLACPIYERDENSALINGLKPGYTIDEMALRVYSTLKNMGLCNNFSPLVVMFGHGSSSVNNPHFAAYDCGACSSKPGNNNARIFATMANRNDVRALVDKKGITIPQTTHFLGAYHDTCNDRVEFFDLDKIPNDKQQLFQEFSQHVFNTSRKNAKERCERFALVPKNIKPEQALREVYHRSRALFEPRSELGHASNALLVVGRRERSKKIDLQRRALLQSYDPTSDQQGTILSSILTAAIPVSAGINLDYYFSRLDPAIYGCGSKLSHNVMSLIGVGNGLDDDLRTGIPIQMTELHDPIRLLVVIEQYESIIEQAIYDNPAVRPWIENSWTRLASLHPQKNTLTLFSPDQHSWHSFDDLVTT, encoded by the coding sequence ATGAATCGGCATAATCACAAAGTTGAATACTGTCTTTTATGTGAAGTTCAAAAACTAGAAAAATTACTGCCGGTTCAAGGCCCTATTAAAGATTTTGTCCATCAAAATATCTTATTGGCATACCTAGGACAGCCGTTTGACGAAGCCGTTTTAAGTGCGAGTGAAATACTCCAATCTCGCTATTTTATGGATTTCAATTATTATCGCAGCAAATTCCAAGAGAAAGTGATTGATTACAAATGCCTAAAACGATCACTTGAAATTCATCTTCCACAAGAACAACATTCCGATTTAGAAATATTTGAAAGAGCTCTGTTTGACTATGTACCTGTCAGCGATATGAAAACGCTTAATTTTCTTGCAAAACGAAATGCAATTAAAAACTCCGATATAAAAAAAATTATGACGGAAGTTAGCAATACAAAAAATCACTTCCGAAAAAATACCAAAGTTATTCGCAACCTAATTATTGAGCAGGTTGGGGTAAACTTCGATCACGAAATTCATCAATTATTGATACGCTTGCTTGGTTCATTTGTCGATCAGGGAGTTAGTTTATGGCCATACATCAACAATGCACCTTCTTTTGTTGAAGCTATTAAAAATTTAGCAGAATCGTCTGAGTTACCCCTTAAGCCATGGATAAATAATAAAGAGCTCGCCGAATGGCTCTCCATGCCTTCACAGCAAGCAATCACTGCTATGCTCTCAAAAATTGTGCGGGACAACAAACTCTACACCCCCTACCTGCAAGAAAGTTTGCTCACACATCCAGGTTGGTCAGGTATGGTCAATGTAATTTCTAAAAACCCAGAAGCATTAAGTCACCCATGCTCTATCGATTTAGTTCAGCTTTTGCATGTTAAAATAGCTTTTGAATACCAGTATCTCAAAAGGTATGAAAAATTCGATCCAATTGACTATGATTGTTACCAAGCCACGAGGGAAATTCCTCATCACTGGGATATGACTGATATTTATTCCACAACTTGGTTTTTGTGTAACATTGGTAAAAAAATATCTACAGAATCTATCGGATACATCAACGATTATTTCCTAAAAAAAATATGGCATAGGGCCCTAGAAAATACATATTACAAGGATGTTTCTTTAATACTCTCATCATCAACAAGTGCAACTTCCGATAGAAGCATTAAAAAATTCCAAGCGGTTTTCTGCATCGATGATAGAGAATGTTCGTTTAGAAGAATTTTAGAATTTGAAAGTGATGATGTAGAAACTTTCGGAACACCAGGATTTTACGGAATAGATAGTTTTTTCCAAGCTAATGAAGGGTTAGTTCAGAAAATTTGTCCTCCAGCGATCACTCCAAGCTACATAATCAGAGAGACTTCGGAAAACTCAAACGAAAAATCACCCATTTCAAATTTAGTGGAGCTCACTATTTTTATGGCTCGCCATGGCGCAAACTCAACTTTATTGGGATTTTTAAGCGCATGTACTTTTGGGCATCTTTCATTATTCCGGTTATTGAGCAGTTTTTTAAGACCATTAAAATGGCAAAAATCTTATCAACTCAATAAAGAAAAACAGCTTGCTTGCCCCATCTACGAACGCGATGAAAACTCCGCCCTAATAAATGGGCTTAAACCAGGCTACACCATCGATGAAATGGCATTGCGAGTTTACTCTACGCTAAAAAATATGGGCCTATGCAATAATTTTTCTCCTCTTGTTGTCATGTTTGGACACGGATCATCGAGCGTAAATAATCCACATTTTGCCGCCTATGATTGTGGTGCATGCTCAAGTAAACCTGGAAATAATAATGCTCGAATATTTGCAACCATGGCTAATCGAAATGACGTTAGAGCACTCGTAGATAAAAAAGGAATTACTATTCCACAAACAACTCACTTCCTTGGTGCATATCACGATACGTGCAATGATCGTGTTGAGTTCTTTGACTTGGATAAAATTCCCAACGATAAGCAACAGCTTTTTCAAGAATTTTCTCAACACGTTTTCAACACATCGAGAAAAAATGCCAAAGAGCGCTGTGAAAGATTTGCCCTCGTACCGAAAAATATCAAACCAGAACAAGCTCTGCGAGAGGTCTATCATCGATCACGTGCTCTATTTGAGCCACGTTCAGAACTTGGTCATGCTTCAAACGCACTTCTCGTCGTTGGTCGACGAGAACGGAGTAAAAAAATTGATTTACAAAGAAGGGCTCTGTTGCAAAGCTACGATCCAACTTCAGATCAGCAGGGAACAATTCTAAGTTCTATTTTAACAGCAGCGATTCCCGTTAGCGCAGGCATTAATCTCGATTATTATTTTTCACGCTTGGATCCAGCCATCTACGGGTGCGGAAGCAAGTTATCTCATAATGTAATGAGTTTAATCGGAGTTGGTAATGGTCTCGATGACGATCTCAGAACAGGAATTCCTATTCAGATGACAGAGTTGCACGACCCAATCCGATTATTGGTTGTTATTGAACAATATGAATCAATTATTGAACAGGCGATCTACGACAATCCAGCAGTGCGACCTTGGATCGAAAATTCATGGACCAGACTCGCTTCTTTGCACCCACAAAAAAATACTCTCACACTGTTTAGCCCCGATCAGCATTCGTGGCATTCATTCGATGATTTGGTGACAACATGA